Sequence from the bacterium genome:
TCTTTTTTTTGGGGGGCAAAGCCTATTCGATAGCAATTCTTTATGAGGTGGAGACTCGAATTCTGGTGCGTGCCGTGAAGCGCAATGAAGACCGATTCCCCACAGATTTCATGTTTCAGTTAGAAGATCGAGAGGTTGTAGCTTTGAGAT
This genomic interval carries:
- a CDS encoding ORF6N domain-containing protein, whose amino-acid sequence is MGGKAYSIAILYEVETRILVRAVKRNEDRFPTDFMFQLEDREVVALR